In Spirochaetales bacterium, the genomic stretch GGTTGTCTGGCTTTTTATCCTGAACGCGACACTTACCCTGATTCTTCTTGCCATGGCACCGGTTGCCGTCATCATTGCCCTCAGATTCCGTAAAATAGCGCGTAAAGTGACCAGACAGGCGAAACGGGTGCGGGCAAAGATAAATGCCCAGATACAGGAATCGATCAGCGGCATTATGGTGGCAAAGGCTTTCAGAAAGGAAAAATCCCTCTTCCGGCAATTCTCTGAAAACAACCGCCAGGCGTATTCGGTCGGTCTTCGCCGCGGGATTATCATCAACATCATATTTCCGATTATCAATATGGCCGGAGCACTCGGGACCGCACTCATCATGTATACGGCCGGCATGGCGGTACATGACGGCGGCATGAGTGTGGGGACATGGTATCTTTTTATGCAGACAGTCGGTTTCTTCTGGTATCCGCTTTTGAGTATCGCTTCGTTCTGGAGTCAGTTCCAGGACGGTCTTTCCGCCTCCGAACGGGTGTTTTCCCTTATCGACCGGGAACCGAATGTCATTCAAACCGGCAACGATCGCCTTTCATCGGTCCGGGGAAATATCGAATTCGACCGTGTCTGTTTTTCGTACAATGAAAATGAATCGGTACTATGTGATTTCTCCCTCCTTATCAACCATGGAGAAACGGTCGCGCTGGTCGGCCATACGGGTGCGGGAAAAAGCAGCATCGCGCGGCTTATTACACGGTTTTACGAGTTTCAGAAAGGCCGCATCCTCCTCGACGGCATCGATATCCGCTCACTCGATCTTGTCTCCTACCGGCGGCACGTCGGACTCGTTCCGCAGGATCCCTTTCTCTTTTCCGGAACCGTGGCCGACAATATTCGATACGGGAGGCCTGAAGCGACGGAATCCGACGTGTGCTATGCTGCAACCCACCTCGGTAACGGGGAATGGATCGACGACCTTCCACGGGGCCTTGCCACGGATGTCGGCCACAGGGGAAGCAACCTGTCAATGGGGCAGCGGCAGCTGGTCGCCCTCGCGCGGGTACTTCTTAAAAATCCCGCTATCTTCATTCTTGATGAAGCAACGGCGAGTGTCGACCCCTTTACCGAAGTCCAGATACAGGAAGGGTTGTCGACCGTCATGAAATCGCGGACAGCCGTCATTATCGCACACCGGCTTTCGACGATAAAGAAGGCGGACCGGATCCTTATGATGAAAGAAGGATCGATTATCGAAGAAGGCAACCATGCTTCCCTTCTCGCTTCGGGCGGTTCTTATGCCGATCTGTACAATACCTATTTCAGACATCAATCCCCGGAATACATCGAGCAACGGGGTGAGTAATCATGATACAACCGTGACCGATGTGCGTCTTCAATTCCGTAAAAAAGGACACAAATAGATCGGATTGTACCTTGACTTTTTTTTCCTCCCATGATAGTATATGATATCATGTTACATTATCGATACGTTGATAATAGTAAAATCTCCTCTTTTCAGGGATTGATGAGAAGAACCCCTTCTGTGATCATCGGTATAATAATCATTATTATTGGAACTCTGAAGAAGCCCTGGCCTTAGGGGAGAATGTAATCCGAAACCTTTAAAGCCGTGGGCGAGAAGCTCACGGCTTTTTTTTCGGCTAAAAAAGGAGGATGGGTATAAAAAATGGTAGAAGTAATGGACACGACACTCCGTGACGGAGAACAGATGAAGGATGTCAGTTATACATCCGAAGAAAAACTCACGATTTCAAGAATGCTTCTGGAAGAGGTGAATGTCGACAGGGTCGAGATCACGAGCGCGCGAGTGAGCGCCGGAGAAAAACAGACGGTTTCGACGATCATCGATTGGGCGGGGAAGCACGGCTACATCGACAGAATAGAAATCCTCGGTTTTACCGATTTCAATAAATCCGTCGACTGGATTACGGATGTCGGCTGCAGGGTGATGAATATCCTGGCAAAGGGCTGGATCCTCCATGTCGAAAAACAACTCAGAAAAACCGCTTCCGAACATATTTCCGATATCCTGAAAACGATCGAGTACGCGGACAAAAAAGGCGTTGTCTGCAACATCTACCTCGAAGTATGGTCGAACGGTATGATCGAATCGCCCGGTTTTATCCATCAAATAATCGATGCATTGAAGGGTACATCCGTAAGACGTTTTATGCTTCCCGACACCCTCGGCATCTTTTCGCCCGAACAGGTCATGACCCACGTCACCGATCTCGTCCGCCGGTATCCCGACCTTCATTTCGATTTTCACGGCCATAACGATTACGGGCTTGCAACGGCCAATACGATCACCGCCGTGAAAGCCGGGGTCCGCGGCATCCATTGCACGGTAAACGGCATGGGAGAACGGGCGGGGAACACGTCACTCGACGAAACGGTTGTCGGTATTCACGATTTTCTGGGATTGAAAACCAACGTGAACGAAAAGAAACTGTTCAATGTCAGCGAGGCTGTCGAAATATTTTCCGGCAAACGAATACCGTCGAACAAACC encodes the following:
- a CDS encoding ABC transporter ATP-binding protein; the protein is MLIVAAALTLNSAAGSAGPILLSTIIDLVAKNPSLAVILAGACGVVLLGVLGWLFNYIRQRLTATVIGDVVLKLRSDVFEKTIQHDLSFYDSHPSGKIVSRITSDTQDFTEVVSLIMDLLSQVILVLILVVWLFILNATLTLILLAMAPVAVIIALRFRKIARKVTRQAKRVRAKINAQIQESISGIMVAKAFRKEKSLFRQFSENNRQAYSVGLRRGIIINIIFPIINMAGALGTALIMYTAGMAVHDGGMSVGTWYLFMQTVGFFWYPLLSIASFWSQFQDGLSASERVFSLIDREPNVIQTGNDRLSSVRGNIEFDRVCFSYNENESVLCDFSLLINHGETVALVGHTGAGKSSIARLITRFYEFQKGRILLDGIDIRSLDLVSYRRHVGLVPQDPFLFSGTVADNIRYGRPEATESDVCYAATHLGNGEWIDDLPRGLATDVGHRGSNLSMGQRQLVALARVLLKNPAIFILDEATASVDPFTEVQIQEGLSTVMKSRTAVIIAHRLSTIKKADRILMMKEGSIIEEGNHASLLASGGSYADLYNTYFRHQSPEYIEQRGE